In Vogesella indigofera, a single window of DNA contains:
- a CDS encoding lipopolysaccharide biosynthesis protein gives MKLCSKFAGDAAIYTISNFAVAGVPFLLLPVLTRLLSPADYGLIAMFTMVVSFFVVAAGLNTHGAVMVRYFESEKFSIPRYVSTTLSILIITTAVLAVFVWIFSSQIQSITALPLSWLMVAVGVAALQFLVQTLLTLWQASKQPLKFGALRLNHAMMDGLISILLVVVLLLSWQGRLFGIAIAWTVTALIALYWLRREGWLTRKLSMSYAKDALRYGIPLVPHAIGGLLLATADRFMVTNFLDVASTGIYLVAIQIGLVLGISADAFNKAFAPWLMENLHHADQAKKRKIVRHTYIYFLVIITLAIVGSICAPQLLGILVGPKYQSASPIIVYIMLGNAFTGMYYMVTNYIFFARRTELLSMLTISAGVITTVLNWQLIQINGIAGAAQAFMIGQALLFFGAWALSQTCYRMPWFGMAAVGTNKP, from the coding sequence ATGAAGCTGTGCTCCAAATTCGCCGGTGACGCAGCCATCTATACGATCTCCAATTTTGCTGTTGCCGGTGTTCCATTTCTGCTGCTGCCGGTCCTGACACGCCTGTTATCCCCTGCGGACTATGGTCTGATCGCCATGTTTACCATGGTGGTGTCCTTTTTTGTGGTTGCTGCCGGCCTTAACACTCATGGCGCGGTCATGGTTCGCTATTTCGAGTCAGAAAAATTTTCCATCCCACGTTATGTCTCCACCACGCTCAGCATTCTGATTATAACCACCGCAGTGCTAGCGGTATTTGTCTGGATATTTTCAAGCCAGATACAATCCATCACTGCCCTACCCCTGTCGTGGCTCATGGTAGCGGTGGGCGTTGCTGCACTGCAGTTTCTGGTACAGACCCTGCTCACCCTGTGGCAGGCCTCCAAGCAACCGTTGAAATTTGGCGCCCTGCGGCTGAATCACGCCATGATGGATGGCTTGATTTCCATCCTGTTGGTGGTAGTGCTGCTGCTCTCGTGGCAAGGTCGACTGTTCGGCATCGCCATAGCCTGGACAGTCACCGCCCTGATTGCCCTGTACTGGCTGCGCCGTGAAGGCTGGCTGACACGCAAACTAAGCATGTCGTACGCCAAAGATGCACTGCGCTATGGTATTCCGCTGGTACCGCATGCAATCGGCGGGCTACTGCTGGCTACTGCCGATCGCTTCATGGTGACCAACTTTCTGGATGTGGCCAGCACCGGCATCTATCTTGTTGCAATACAGATAGGGTTGGTCCTAGGAATATCTGCGGATGCCTTTAACAAGGCCTTTGCACCATGGTTGATGGAGAACCTCCACCATGCGGACCAGGCAAAAAAGCGGAAGATAGTTCGTCATACCTATATTTATTTTCTGGTGATCATTACTCTGGCGATAGTGGGAAGTATATGTGCGCCACAACTGCTGGGCATACTGGTTGGACCTAAGTACCAGTCGGCTTCGCCAATAATTGTTTACATCATGCTGGGGAATGCCTTTACCGGCATGTATTACATGGTAACCAATTACATTTTCTTTGCCAGACGCACTGAACTACTTTCTATGTTGACAATATCTGCCGGGGTAATAACCACCGTGCTCAACTGGCAACTCATCCAGATAAACGGCATAGCGGGTGCGGCACAGGCATTCATGATCGGCCAAGCACTGCTGTTTTTTGGTGCTTGGGCACTATCCCAGACCTGCTACCGCATGCCCTGGTTCGGCATGGCCGCAGTTGGGACCAACAAACCATGA